One Desulfobulbaceae bacterium DNA window includes the following coding sequences:
- a CDS encoding branched-chain amino acid ABC transporter permease translates to MTRKNIFAIIAMLLTMIGIQLLCHWSGKAFYLTQLTMSAYYALVIVGLCLVMGYAGQISLGHAGFFGIGGYVSAALTTHNFAQYTDSALVIFLKKCGFLVAGQDLYGGNLLTFPPWSAFIIAVWLTIVIAFAIGIPVLKLKGHYLAMATLGFGTIIYRVALASSFFGEADGISSVPGFELLPGLEVSGSFSSRVPNYYIACGILVIGVVLLLNLINSRVGRALRAIHGSGEAAEAMG, encoded by the coding sequence ATGACCAGAAAGAATATTTTTGCCATCATCGCCATGCTTCTCACCATGATAGGAATACAGCTCCTTTGTCACTGGTCTGGCAAGGCATTTTATCTGACTCAGTTAACGATGTCCGCTTACTACGCATTAGTTATTGTCGGTTTGTGTCTGGTCATGGGCTATGCAGGGCAGATTTCGCTGGGGCATGCCGGTTTTTTTGGTATTGGCGGTTATGTTTCAGCTGCTCTTACCACCCATAACTTCGCCCAGTATACTGACTCTGCGCTGGTCATTTTCTTGAAAAAATGCGGATTTCTCGTTGCCGGGCAGGATCTTTATGGCGGGAACCTGTTGACGTTCCCGCCGTGGAGTGCCTTTATTATCGCAGTGTGGCTGACCATTGTTATCGCTTTTGCCATTGGTATCCCTGTCTTGAAATTAAAAGGCCATTATCTGGCGATGGCCACACTTGGCTTTGGAACAATCATATATCGAGTTGCCTTGGCCTCTAGTTTTTTTGGCGAGGCCGATGGTATCTCGAGTGTGCCAGGCTTTGAACTATTGCCTGGCCTGGAAGTAAGCGGCAGTTTCTCTTCCCGGGTGCCCAATTACTATATTGCCTGCGGTATATTGGTTATTGGAGTTGTTCTGCTGCTTAACCTTATTAACTCCCGAGTGGGCAGAGCATTACGCGCAATTCATGGTTCGGGTGAAGCTGCTGAAGCAATGGG
- a CDS encoding branched-chain amino acid ABC transporter permease produces MTVELFTQYLFAGVTYGIIYAIVAIGFNIIYNTTGIINFAQGEFVMLGGMFAITFNSFLPLPIAIFCSVMITMVIGALIEIVFIRWLDKPSVLRLIIITIGISILTREAALHFWGDTVRALPYFIGNEITSVQILGTNISPQVLWVIGTCSVIVLFLSVFFKFTSLGQEMRACASNRVAATLCGINTKNMVTLSFMLSAGIGALAGCVVSPITYTEYDSGTGLAIKGFTVAIIGGLGNSMAAVAAGLLLGVIESFSISIVPLAFQDAISIAILLIILFVRPHGIFGSSEAARLKEF; encoded by the coding sequence ATGACTGTAGAACTTTTTACTCAATATCTTTTTGCCGGGGTTACTTATGGTATTATCTATGCCATCGTTGCTATTGGTTTTAATATTATTTATAACACTACGGGCATAATCAACTTTGCCCAGGGTGAGTTTGTTATGTTGGGGGGCATGTTTGCGATTACCTTCAACTCTTTTTTACCCCTGCCAATTGCTATTTTCTGTTCGGTGATGATCACTATGGTCATCGGCGCCTTGATTGAAATTGTTTTTATCCGCTGGCTTGATAAACCTTCCGTCCTGCGATTGATTATTATCACTATTGGTATTTCAATCTTAACCAGGGAGGCGGCACTTCATTTTTGGGGAGATACTGTCCGCGCTCTACCATATTTTATCGGTAACGAGATAACCTCGGTTCAGATATTGGGGACCAATATTTCGCCCCAGGTTCTCTGGGTTATAGGAACCTGTTCTGTTATTGTACTGTTCTTGAGTGTGTTCTTTAAGTTTACATCCTTGGGCCAGGAGATGCGGGCCTGTGCTTCTAATAGGGTTGCGGCAACCCTGTGTGGTATCAACACTAAAAACATGGTCACCCTGTCGTTTATGTTAAGCGCTGGTATTGGCGCTCTGGCAGGTTGTGTTGTTTCGCCGATAACCTATACCGAGTATGACAGTGGAACGGGACTGGCCATAAAAGGTTTTACTGTTGCAATAATCGGTGGACTTGGAAATAGTATGGCTGCCGTTGCGGCAGGACTTCTTCTCGGTGTAATTGAGTCATTCAGTATATCGATTGTGCCACTTGCCTTTCAAGATGCGATCTCCATTGCAATCCTCCTGATTATTCTTTTTGTTCGGCCACATGGTATCTTTGGCAGTAGTGAAGCGGCGCGCTTAAAGGAGTTTTGA
- a CDS encoding ABC transporter substrate-binding protein yields MGKQCNNRFTQWCAVAFVAMALSVPVNAFAKSIKVGAILAVTGGASFLGGPEARTIEMLAEELNANGGLNGDKIELIIKDSGGSPEKAISFAKQLIEEEQVFAILGPSTSGETMKIKNIAEEGKTILISCAAAQVIVNPVAKYVFKTPQKDSHAVQKIYSAMKERGISKIAVLSGNTGFGNAGKEQLEALAPEFGIEILLSEVYDKKSTDLSSVVAKLMANKDIQAVVNWSIVPAQGILAKNMRQAGWDVPLFQSHGFGNIKYVEAGGAASEGIIFPAGRLLAPEILPDGDPQKAVLLKYKSDYESKYNEPASTFGGHGYDAFKILCKAILEVGPDREKVRDAIENMKGFAGTGGVFNFTPEDHNGLDIDAFAMWTVKDGKFTLLK; encoded by the coding sequence ATGGGAAAACAGTGTAACAATCGATTCACTCAATGGTGTGCTGTTGCTTTTGTTGCAATGGCCTTATCTGTACCGGTCAATGCTTTTGCGAAAAGCATCAAGGTTGGTGCAATCCTGGCTGTAACCGGCGGGGCATCATTTCTCGGTGGCCCTGAGGCCCGGACAATAGAGATGCTGGCAGAAGAACTCAACGCTAACGGTGGTCTGAATGGCGATAAAATAGAGTTGATCATTAAGGATTCCGGCGGAAGTCCGGAAAAGGCGATCTCCTTTGCCAAGCAGCTTATCGAAGAAGAACAAGTGTTTGCAATCTTAGGGCCTTCCACCAGCGGGGAGACCATGAAGATAAAGAATATTGCTGAGGAAGGTAAAACGATTCTTATTTCCTGTGCAGCAGCCCAGGTTATTGTCAACCCTGTTGCGAAATATGTGTTTAAAACCCCTCAAAAAGATAGTCACGCTGTCCAGAAAATTTATAGCGCCATGAAGGAGCGTGGAATCTCAAAGATTGCGGTCTTATCTGGTAATACTGGTTTTGGTAATGCCGGAAAGGAACAACTTGAGGCTCTTGCCCCTGAGTTTGGTATAGAGATTCTGCTTTCAGAGGTTTACGACAAAAAGTCTACCGATCTCTCTTCAGTGGTAGCGAAGTTGATGGCTAACAAAGATATTCAAGCTGTTGTCAACTGGTCTATTGTTCCGGCCCAGGGTATTCTTGCTAAAAACATGCGTCAGGCCGGGTGGGATGTACCTCTCTTTCAGAGCCATGGTTTTGGCAACATCAAATATGTTGAGGCTGGCGGTGCGGCATCTGAAGGAATAATCTTTCCTGCGGGACGTCTTTTGGCCCCGGAAATTTTACCTGATGGCGATCCTCAAAAGGCTGTATTGTTAAAGTACAAAAGTGACTATGAGAGTAAATACAACGAGCCTGCCAGTACTTTTGGCGGTCACGGTTATGATGCCTTTAAGATTCTCTGCAAGGCTATCCTAGAAGTTGGACCAGACCGTGAAAAAGTTCGCGATGCTATTGAGAACATGAAAGGCTTTGCTGGAACCGGCGGTGTATTTAACTTCACTCCCGAAGATCATAATGGTCTTGATATTGATGCCTTTGCCATGTGGACAGTAAAAGACGGAAAGTTTACCCTGCTGAAATAA
- a CDS encoding ACT domain-containing protein, whose protein sequence is MKVEQIAIFLENRSGRLAEITAILAENGINIRALSLADTADFGILRLIVNDNDKAKKILKENGFTVGKTEVLVVEVPDHPGGLAGTLKVIKAANLNVEYMYAFAQRSGQTGLIIFRFDEVDLAIAALQKAGLRILTGEEVYAI, encoded by the coding sequence ATGAAGGTCGAACAGATAGCTATTTTTTTGGAAAACAGGTCAGGACGTTTAGCTGAAATTACAGCAATTCTGGCAGAGAATGGTATTAATATTCGGGCACTTTCTCTTGCCGACACAGCCGATTTTGGAATCCTGCGCTTAATTGTCAATGATAACGACAAAGCCAAAAAGATTTTAAAGGAAAATGGTTTTACAGTTGGTAAGACTGAGGTCCTTGTGGTCGAAGTACCAGATCACCCTGGTGGGTTGGCAGGGACATTAAAGGTCATTAAAGCTGCTAATTTGAATGTTGAATATATGTATGCATTTGCTCAACGAAGCGGACAAACAGGTTTGATTATATTCCGTTTTGACGAGGTCGACCTTGCAATTGCGGCCCTGCAGAAGGCTGGTCTTCGCATCTTGACGGGAGAGGAAGTCTACGCGATTTAA
- a CDS encoding phenylacetate--CoA ligase, producing the protein MIFSDQETLSRDQLQILQLDRLQKLVARVYEKVPYYKGKMDAAGVVPQDIKTLEDIRKLPFTTKEDLRKNYPFGLFTVPMDDVVRVHASSGTTGKPTVVGYTKEDIKLWAGLMARSLSAAGVTKSDMIQNAYGYGLFTGGLGAHYGAEELGATVIPISGGQTKRQITIMQDFGSTVLLSTPSYALNLAEAIADAGIDPASLALKVGIFGAEPWSENMREELERKLSLKAIDIYGLSEIIGPGVAVGCIEEQKGLHIFEDHFLPEIVDRDTFEPLAVGEEGELVFTTLTKTAFPVIRYRTKDISRLIDTPCSCGRSFMRMPKVTGRTDDMLIIRGVNVFPSQIEHVLMSVEGVEPHYQIIVDRQGSMDTMEVQVEVSESVFSDEIKKLEGLSKRIQAEIKDLIGSSCKISLVEPKTIARSEGKAQRVIDKRKI; encoded by the coding sequence ATGATTTTCAGTGATCAGGAAACTTTGTCTCGGGACCAACTGCAGATTTTGCAGCTGGATCGTCTGCAAAAACTTGTTGCGCGTGTGTATGAGAAAGTTCCCTACTATAAAGGCAAAATGGATGCCGCTGGGGTAGTTCCACAGGATATTAAAACTCTTGAAGATATCCGCAAACTGCCGTTTACGACCAAGGAGGATTTGCGAAAGAACTATCCTTTCGGTCTGTTCACTGTACCGATGGATGACGTGGTTCGTGTTCATGCGTCCTCTGGCACTACGGGTAAACCGACAGTTGTCGGTTACACTAAGGAAGATATTAAACTGTGGGCCGGTTTAATGGCAAGAAGCCTCTCTGCCGCTGGAGTCACTAAAAGTGATATGATTCAAAACGCCTATGGCTACGGGTTGTTTACCGGAGGGCTTGGTGCTCATTATGGTGCTGAAGAGCTCGGCGCCACAGTCATTCCTATTTCCGGAGGACAGACTAAGCGCCAGATCACCATCATGCAGGATTTTGGTTCTACCGTCTTGCTCTCGACACCCTCCTATGCCTTGAATTTGGCCGAGGCAATTGCCGATGCCGGAATTGATCCGGCATCGCTGGCACTTAAGGTAGGTATTTTCGGGGCCGAGCCCTGGAGCGAGAATATGCGTGAAGAGCTTGAGAGGAAACTATCCTTAAAGGCTATTGATATTTATGGCTTGAGTGAGATTATCGGCCCGGGTGTTGCGGTTGGGTGTATTGAAGAACAAAAAGGACTCCATATTTTTGAAGATCATTTCCTGCCCGAAATTGTCGATAGAGATACCTTTGAGCCGCTTGCTGTCGGTGAAGAGGGCGAACTTGTTTTTACTACCCTCACTAAAACGGCTTTTCCGGTGATTCGTTACCGAACCAAAGATATTTCCCGGCTTATTGATACACCTTGTTCCTGCGGCAGGTCATTTATGCGAATGCCGAAGGTTACTGGTCGCACCGATGACATGCTGATTATTCGCGGGGTCAACGTTTTCCCTTCGCAGATTGAGCATGTACTAATGAGTGTTGAAGGTGTCGAACCCCATTACCAGATCATAGTAGACCGCCAGGGTTCGATGGACACCATGGAGGTTCAGGTCGAAGTCAGTGAAAGTGTTTTTTCGGATGAAATAAAGAAACTTGAGGGTTTGAGCAAACGGATTCAGGCCGAGATTAAAGATCTGATTGGCTCATCCTGTAAGATATCTTTGGTTGAACCAAAAACCATCGCACGTAGCGAAGGCAAGGCTCAGCGCGTTATTGATAAACGGAAAATTTAG
- a CDS encoding indolepyruvate oxidoreductase subunit beta codes for MKAAGNILFCGVGGQGILLASEVTAYALLEEGLDAKKSEVHGMAQRGGSVVANLRFGAKVYSPLIDPGQADYVVAFEMMEAARYLPFMHPGTKVVVNTHTIAPPVVATGNAIYPDRLIDLIEANGIYVLPVNGFEIAKGVGEIRAANIALVGALSAYLPVAEETFVKVMKDKLPAKILDLNLKAFAAGRKAALA; via the coding sequence ATGAAGGCAGCAGGAAATATTCTTTTTTGTGGTGTAGGGGGGCAGGGAATTCTACTGGCAAGCGAGGTCACTGCCTATGCCTTGCTTGAAGAGGGGTTAGATGCCAAAAAAAGTGAAGTACATGGCATGGCTCAGCGCGGCGGGTCTGTTGTGGCCAACTTACGCTTTGGTGCTAAGGTTTATTCACCGTTAATTGATCCGGGGCAGGCTGACTATGTTGTGGCCTTTGAAATGATGGAGGCGGCACGGTATCTTCCTTTTATGCATCCGGGAACAAAGGTGGTTGTTAATACGCATACTATCGCACCGCCAGTGGTTGCAACAGGTAATGCAATCTATCCCGATAGGCTGATTGACTTGATTGAAGCCAATGGTATCTATGTTTTACCCGTTAACGGTTTTGAGATTGCCAAAGGTGTTGGTGAGATTCGAGCTGCCAATATTGCCCTTGTTGGAGCATTGTCTGCATACCTGCCTGTAGCCGAAGAAACCTTTGTCAAGGTGATGAAGGATAAGTTGCCGGCGAAAATTTTAGATCTAAACCTGAAGGCCTTTGCCGCAGGACGAAAGGCCGCACTGGCCTGA